The sequence CCAACTCATGCAAACATCCAACAAGACAACACTCCTGAAGAAGCTGAGAAACAACCTGATCTTGAACAAGGAACACTGCTGCATCATGCGGAGGGTGACATGAGGATGGAACCGGACGTTAGTCAGCCTAACACTACTGATCCAGCTTTGCCAACTCATGCAAACATCCAACAAGACAACACTCCTGAAAAACCTGAGAGACAACCTGATCTTGAACAAGGAACACTGCTGCATCATGCGGAGGGTGACATGAGGACGAAACCATACGTTAGTCAGCCTAACACTACTGATCCAGCTTTGTCAACTCATGCAAACATCCAACAAAACAACACTCCTGATGAAGCTGAGAGACAACCTGATCTTGAACAAGGAACACTGCTGCATCGTGCGGAGGGTGACATAAGGACGGAACCGGACATTAGTCAGCCTAACACTACTGATCCAGCTTTGCCAACTCATGCAAACATCCAACAAGACAACACTCCTGAAGAAGCTGAGAAACAACCTGATCTTGAACAGGGAACACTGCTGCATCATGCGGAGGGTGACATGAGGACGGAACCGGACGTTAGTCAGCCTAACACTACTGATCCAGCTTTGCCAACTCATGCAAACATCCAACAAGACAACACTCCTGAAGAAGCTGAGAAACAACCTGATCTTGAACAAGGAACACTGCTGCATCATGCGGAGGGTGACATGAGGATGGAACCGGACGTTAGTCAACCTAACACTACTGATCCAGCTTTGCCAACTCATGAAAACATCCAACAAGACAACACTCCTGAAGAAGCTGAGACACAATCTGATCTTGAACAAGGAACACTGCTGCATCATGCGGAGGGTGACATGAGGACGGAACCGGACGTTAGTCAGCCTAACACTATTGATCCAGCTTTGCCAACTCATGCAAACATCCAACAAGACAACACTCCTGAAGAAGCTGAGAAACAACCTGATCTTGAACAGGGAACACTGCTGCATCATGCGGAGGGTGACATGAGGACGGAACCGGACGTTAGTCAGCCTAACACTACTGATCCAGCTTTGCCAACTCATGCAAACATCCAACAAGACAACACTCCTGAAGAAGCTGAGAAACAACCTGATCTTGAACAAGGAACACTGCTGCATCATGCGGAGGGTGACATGAGGATGGAACCGGACGTTAGTCAACCTAACACTACTGATCCAGCTTTGCCAACTCATGAAAACATCCAACAAGACAACACTCCTGAAGAAGCTGAGAGACAATCTGATCTTGAACAAGGAACACTGCTGCATCATGCGGAGGGTGACATGAGGACGGAACCGGACGTTAGTCAGCCTAACACTATTGATCCAGCTTTGCCAACTCATGCAAACATCCAACAAGACAACACTCCTGAAGAAGCTGAGAAACAACCTGATCTTGAACAAGGAACTTGTTGCATCATGCGGAGGGTGACATGAGGACGGAACCGGACGTTAGTCAGCCTAACACTACTGATCCAGCTTTGCCAACTCATGAAAACATCCAACAAGACAACACTCCTGAAGAAGTTGAGAGACAACCTGATCTTGAACAAGGAACACTGCTGCATCATGCAGAGGATGACATGAGGACGGAACCGGACGTTAGTCAGCCTAACACTACTGATCCAGCTTTGTCAACTCATGCAAATAttacgttgcacggaagcttcatcggacgtccgcttcccgcttcggaacaggaatcggaatcggaaccttgtggaaacttgcggaatctcgcttcccaaacgtttctaaaatatcTCTTTAAAAACATGTTGGAAGCTTATGATTCTGTTTTGGCATCAcgcttctatttttttttttaaatacaatgtatatcaataaattataaaaccatagttttaatctatataaaataaaaaaaataatagtaatgaatattgaattataaatatataaatatcaaaataatactataaattatctttatgcattgagattttttattaaagctatagcacatattgaaacatattgtgtcaattatttatgaagtattaaaaataactaatataatattttttgtaaacatattttatgtgtatttttacagttttaatataaaatcatttcaaaattattataaatgaataaatgttttatttcaaatttaaatcatataattttagtcctaatttttttaaaaaaattacatatacatatatatatatatatatatatatatatatatttatatatggatatatgcttccaacacgtacccgcttcctaatattttaaaaaatctcgcttctgcgcttccttacgcttccgcttccacgtacccgcttccgtttccatgtaacatagtgCAAATATCCAATAAGACAACACTCCTGAAGAAGCTGAGAGACAACCTGATCTTGAACAAAGAACACTGCTGCATCATGCGGAGAGTGACATGATGACGGAACCGGACGTTAGTCAGCCTAACACTAGTGATCCAGCTTTGCCAACTCATGCAAACATCCAACAAGACACAACTCCTGAAGAAGCTGAAAGACAACCTGATCTTGAACAAGGAACATTGCTGCATCATGCGGAGGGTGACATGAGGACGGAACCGGACGTTAGTCAGCCTAAGACTACTGATCCAGCTTTGCCAACTCATGCAAACATCCAACAAGACACAACTCCTGAAGAAGCTGAGAGACAACCTGATCTTGAACAAGGAACACTGCTGCATCATGCGGAGGGTGGCATGAGGATGGAACCGGATGTTAGTCAGCCTAACACTACTGATCCAGCTTTGCCAACTCATGCAAACATCCAACAAGACACAACTCCTGAAGAAGCTGAGAGACAATCTGATCTTGAACAAGGAACACTGCTGCATCATGCGGAGGGTGACATGAGGACGGAACCGGACGTTAGTCAGCCTAACACTACTAATCCAGCTTTGCCAACTCCTGCAAATATCCAACAAGACACAACTCCTGAAGAAGGTGACACTACTCCTGAAACGGATTGGATTATTAACGCCAATGAGGTTCCCAAGAGAGGTGTGCTTAAACCATTAAAGAAGCCAATCAAGACCGTATGGAGGATGTCTATGTTGGCTAAAGCAAAGAGGTTTAGGTCTAAGAAGGAGAAGCTCGAGATGAAGACAATTACTGAAGATTCAAAACCTCAATGTGAGGCAGGGATCCAACAAGAAACCGCTAAGACAGCTAGGCAAGCACCATCCCAAACACTTGAACAACAACTGAGGTATCTTGATCAATACACTAACTACTTCCGGTCTGAAGAAGAGAAGATTCCTACTCCTTAAAAAGAAGATCGAGAAGAAGAGGACAACCCTTCATTGACTCTTTGATAGCTGAAACATTCTTATAAACTCCTTTCAGATCTTTTGCTCTTTTAGTATGAGCTAGCAAATTCAATCTCGTTTGTGTAAATGAAGATTCATAACCTTTTTGTATATGCTTCTTTGGGCGAGCAAAATAACCTTCGCTCCTTCTCACTAGCTTCTCTTTTAGAGGCGCCACTAGTGTTTTTCTTTGCAAAGATGGCTTTCATGTATCAATTTCTTCATGCTTAATGTTTACATCAACTCTGTTTAACTCCTTTCTTTCAATCAAAAACCTTCACCATCTCTAGCAAAGTTTCAGACAAAGAAACCCCCTTTCATTCTCTTAATAAAACTTGCTTTTTTGAGACACCATTTGTGCTCTTTCCTTGATCACTTTTCTTCTGCTCAAGGCTACAATCATCTAACAGCCAAGGAACCACTTTTCCTACAAGACACTGACATTTTTTGGCTTTAGACATGATGAGAGTCTTCTGTTTCTGTATGAGTTTGTTAAGCGGAATTTATACTCGGAAGCAGTAAATCTCGATAAAACTTGATCTTGGAGCTTTGGTCCTTGGTGGTGGTGGACGGGAGTTCGAGTCGGCTCAAAGTCTATATGCTGCCTTATTATCCCTCTCCAGTACTCGGGTGTTTCCTGTAGCTTCTGAACCACCCAATTAACTAAGgagtaattaaataaaaaatagagctTGTGCTTTCATTATaatgaattaattataatttccaTCCGATTTATTAATAAGAATcataaaaaatactattttatgtGACTATTAATTGTTGTTCGTAACGttaaatacaagaaataaattttttttttgaaaaattattaatttttattattattatgatataaataaaaacatattgtGGAACAAACTTTTTTCGTTAAACACATTAATTTGTTACCTGGCTTTCTCGAGCTGACGCGAAAAGTGGGAGCCAATAGGGTGAGACTTTAAGAATCTCAATGAATTCCATCAACGGCTGAGATTCAATAAGTTTCTTATTGACGGCCAGAGATTTACCGCCGAGCTCCGAACGTCACTCGTTTCTTCCAGTCCTGCCGACTCGGGCGAGTCACCTCCTCTCTAACCACCGATAACCGAAAATTCTCTTTCGTCTCTCCATGAGTTTGGAGACTCAATTTCTTTCTCCGCCTCCtttaagctctctctctctctctctctctctctctctctctctctctctctctctctctctctctctctctctctctctctctctctctctctctctctctctctctctctctctctctctcgaagaTCAGTCTTTGTTGATTGATTTTGACAGCAACGGAGTCCCATGCATGAATCAATACCGTGATGTTGAACGGTGCATGCGAGGAGGAGCTCCTCCCCAGACCCGGCTCTGTGCATGTGCTGGACCcattacaatttataaaaaatttagccCAAATTagatttgaaattattt comes from Brassica rapa cultivar Chiifu-401-42 chromosome A02, CAAS_Brap_v3.01, whole genome shotgun sequence and encodes:
- the LOC103852261 gene encoding uncharacterized protein LOC103852261, translating into MTEPDVSQPNTSDPALPTHAKIQQDTTPEEAERQPDLKQGTLLHHAEGDMRTEPDVSQPKTTDPALPTHANNQQDTTPEEAERQPDLEQGTLLHHVEGDMRTEPDVSQPNTTDPALPTHANIQQDTTPEEAERQPDLEQGTLLHHAEGDMRTKPDVSQSNTTDPALPTHANIQQDNTPEEPERQPDLEQGTLLHHAEGDMTKPDVKAEKQPDLEQGTLLHHAEGDIRTEPDVSQPNTTDPALPTHANIQQDNTPEEAEKQPDLEQGTLQHHAEGDMRMEPDVSQPNTIDPALPTHENIQQDNTPEEAERQPDLEHGTLLHHAEGDMRTEPNVSQPNTIDPALPTHANIQQDNTPEEAEKQPDLEQGTLLHHAEGDMRMEPDVSQPNTTDPALPTHANIQQDNTPEKPERQPDLEQGTLLHHAEGDMRTKPYVSQPNTTDPALSTHANIQQNNTPDEAERQPDLEQGTLLHRAEGDIRTEPDISQPNTTDPALPTHANIQQDNTPEEAEKQPDLEQGTLLHHAEGDMRTEPDVSQPNTTDPALPTHANIQQDNTPEEAEKQPDLEQGTLLHHAEGDMRMEPDVSQPNTTDPALPTHENIQQDNTPEEAETQSDLEQGTLLHHAEGDMRTEPDVSQPNTIDPALPTHANIQQDNTPEEAEKQPDLEQGTLLHHAEGDMRTEPDVSQPNTTDPALPTHANIQQDNTPEEAEKQPDLEQGTLLHHAEGDMRMEPDVSQPNTTDPALPTHENIQQDNTPEEAERQSDLEQGTLLHHAEGDMRTEPDVSQPNTIDPALPTHANIQQDNTPEEAEKQPDLEQGTCCIMRRVT